A single region of the Pseudomonas sp. VD-NE ins genome encodes:
- a CDS encoding winged helix-turn-helix domain-containing protein: MDNLGFGKVLLVEDDERLAALIAHFLEQHGYEVRTVLRGDLAVAAFLEFKPKVVVLDLMLPGQSGLHVCREIRSVSDTPIVILTAKEDDLDHILGLESGADDYVIKPIKPPVLLARLRALQRRQVPDSHVVSFMEFGQLSVDRSCREVRLAGEVIEMTTMEFELLWLLASAAGKVLSRDDILNRMRGIAFDGLNRSVDVYISKLRNKLKDNPREPICIKTVWGKGYLFNPFAWEL, translated from the coding sequence ATGGATAACCTGGGTTTTGGCAAAGTCCTGCTGGTGGAAGACGATGAGCGTCTGGCGGCGTTGATCGCCCACTTTCTCGAACAACACGGCTACGAAGTGCGCACCGTGCTGCGCGGCGATCTGGCCGTGGCTGCCTTTCTGGAATTCAAGCCGAAAGTCGTGGTGCTCGACCTGATGCTGCCGGGGCAGAGTGGTTTGCACGTATGCCGCGAGATTCGCAGTGTGTCGGACACGCCGATCGTGATACTGACCGCCAAGGAAGACGATTTAGACCACATTCTCGGCTTGGAATCCGGCGCGGATGACTATGTGATCAAACCGATCAAACCACCGGTGTTGCTGGCCCGGTTGCGAGCATTGCAACGGCGCCAGGTGCCGGACAGTCATGTGGTCAGTTTTATGGAGTTCGGCCAGTTGAGCGTCGACCGCAGTTGCCGTGAAGTGCGGCTGGCGGGCGAGGTCATCGAAATGACCACCATGGAATTCGAGCTGCTGTGGTTGCTGGCCAGCGCGGCCGGCAAGGTCCTGTCGCGTGACGACATCCTCAATCGCATGCGCGGGATCGCCTTCGACGGCCTCAACCGCAGCGTCGACGTGTACATCAGCAAGTTGCGCAACAAGCTCAAAGACAATCCCCGCGAGCCGATCTGTATCAAGACCGTGTGGGGCAAGGGTTATCTGTTCAATCCGTTCGCGTGGGAGCTGTAG
- a CDS encoding aldehyde dehydrogenase family protein, producing the protein MSLALERLVAGTPIPFAGNRVTVVSPELAARFQPGDHLLVEQVSGELLLIPVADQRAASVAIERAAAAFTALSAVSDEAISQFFDLFAQRLETPACWTHIETANLADIERAKARGRSTTRLLADERMRCDMIAGLRAWRDAAATRGKVISSVEHDGWKVEQVVSPLGIVAFVFEGRPNVFADAAGVLRTGNTAVLRIGSDALGTAQAIVTHALNPALADAGLPAGAVSLVESVNHAAGWAMFADRRLSLAVARGSGRAVSQLGSIAQQAGTAVSLHGTGGAWLIADRAADAKRFAAVVRNSLDRKVCNTLNVCLIQRDRATELVPLFLDALQQAGTARGQGCKLHIVEGSEGCLPSEWQNATVEVYRAEGYQTEALAEPLAESALGREWEWEETPEVSLMIVDDLDQAIALFNRYSPQFTVSLISEDAAVQERFYNAVNAPFVGNGITRWVDGQYALNKPELGLSNWESGRLFARSAILSGDGVFTVRSRMTQIDLTVKR; encoded by the coding sequence ATGTCTCTTGCGCTCGAACGTCTAGTCGCTGGCACGCCGATCCCTTTCGCTGGTAACCGCGTCACCGTGGTCAGCCCCGAACTGGCCGCGCGCTTTCAGCCCGGTGACCATCTGCTGGTGGAGCAGGTGAGTGGCGAGTTGCTGTTGATCCCCGTGGCAGATCAGCGGGCGGCGTCCGTGGCGATCGAGCGTGCGGCAGCGGCATTCACCGCGTTGTCGGCGGTGTCCGATGAGGCCATCAGCCAGTTCTTCGACTTGTTCGCACAACGTCTGGAAACCCCGGCGTGTTGGACGCACATCGAAACCGCTAACCTTGCCGACATCGAGCGGGCCAAGGCGCGCGGTCGCTCCACCACCCGTTTGCTCGCCGATGAGCGCATGCGCTGCGATATGATTGCCGGCCTGCGCGCCTGGCGTGATGCGGCGGCAACGCGCGGCAAAGTCATCAGCAGCGTCGAGCATGACGGCTGGAAGGTCGAGCAAGTGGTTTCTCCACTGGGCATCGTCGCGTTTGTCTTTGAAGGCCGGCCGAACGTGTTCGCCGACGCCGCCGGTGTCTTGCGCACCGGCAACACCGCCGTTCTGCGCATCGGCAGCGATGCCTTGGGCACCGCGCAAGCCATCGTCACTCACGCGTTAAACCCGGCGCTGGCCGACGCTGGTTTGCCGGCCGGTGCGGTGTCGTTGGTGGAAAGCGTCAATCATGCCGCCGGTTGGGCAATGTTCGCTGACCGACGTTTGTCGCTGGCGGTGGCGCGTGGCTCGGGTCGTGCGGTCAGTCAGTTGGGCAGCATTGCCCAGCAGGCCGGCACCGCCGTCAGCCTGCACGGCACGGGTGGCGCATGGTTGATCGCGGATCGTGCGGCCGATGCCAAACGCTTCGCCGCCGTGGTGCGCAACTCGCTGGATCGCAAAGTGTGCAACACCCTCAACGTGTGCCTGATCCAGCGTGATCGCGCGACGGAACTGGTGCCGTTGTTTCTTGATGCGCTGCAACAAGCCGGTACCGCGCGTGGCCAGGGCTGCAAATTGCACATCGTCGAAGGCAGTGAAGGCTGCTTGCCGAGTGAGTGGCAGAACGCGACGGTCGAGGTCTATCGCGCTGAGGGTTATCAGACCGAAGCACTGGCTGAGCCCTTGGCGGAGTCGGCGTTGGGCCGCGAATGGGAATGGGAAGAAACCCCGGAAGTCAGCCTGATGATCGTCGATGATCTGGATCAGGCGATTGCGCTGTTCAACCGCTACAGCCCGCAATTTACCGTGTCATTGATCAGTGAAGATGCCGCCGTGCAGGAGCGTTTTTACAACGCGGTGAATGCGCCGTTCGTGGGCAACGGCATTACCCGTTGGGTCGATGGGCAGTATGCGTTGAACAAGCCGGAACTGGGTCTTTCGAACTGGGAGAGTGGGCGCTTGTTTGCGCGTAGTGCGATTCTTTCGGGGGACGGCGTATTTACTGTTCGTAGCCGCATGACCCAGATCGATCTGACGGTAAAACGCTGA
- the cynR gene encoding transcriptional regulator CynR encodes MLLRHLRYLLAVADHGGFTRAAEALHVSQPTLSQQIRQLEETLGVSLFDRTSRTVKPTDAGEAYIECARRVLVELEAGKRALHDVKDLSRGTLRMAMTPTFMAYLVGPLVRDFAARYPGIHLQIFELSMDDIEAGLADDSLDIAIAFTPVRNVDIECIPAFTETLGIMVGREHPLYDSHSVLTPEDIASLDFALLAPDFITRLSVDEYFRQHGITPQVRIEVNSVSTLLEVVRHSPLATMLPQAIATEDRALHRLRVESEAPQRGAAVLRRRNNYHSAAAVAFVELVLDMGSPSP; translated from the coding sequence ATGTTGCTGCGACATTTGCGTTATCTGCTGGCCGTTGCCGATCACGGCGGCTTTACCCGTGCCGCCGAGGCGTTGCATGTGTCGCAGCCAACCCTGTCGCAGCAGATTCGCCAATTGGAAGAAACCCTTGGGGTGAGCTTGTTTGATCGCACTTCGCGTACGGTCAAACCGACGGACGCCGGCGAGGCTTACATCGAATGCGCGCGGCGGGTGTTGGTCGAGCTGGAGGCGGGTAAACGCGCGTTGCATGACGTGAAGGATTTGTCTCGCGGGACGTTACGTATGGCGATGACACCGACGTTCATGGCGTATCTGGTCGGGCCATTGGTGCGCGATTTTGCCGCGAGGTATCCGGGGATTCATTTGCAGATCTTCGAGCTGTCGATGGACGACATTGAGGCGGGGCTGGCGGATGACTCGCTGGATATTGCGATTGCGTTTACGCCGGTGCGTAACGTCGATATCGAGTGTATTCCGGCGTTTACCGAAACTTTGGGGATCATGGTCGGGCGGGAGCATCCGCTGTATGACAGCCACTCGGTACTGACGCCGGAGGATATTGCTTCGCTGGACTTTGCCTTGTTGGCGCCGGACTTCATTACACGGTTATCGGTGGATGAATATTTCCGCCAGCATGGGATTACGCCGCAGGTGCGGATCGAGGTGAATTCGGTGAGTACGTTGCTGGAAGTGGTGCGTCATTCGCCGCTGGCGACGATGTTGCCGCAGGCGATTGCGACGGAGGATCGGGCGTTGCACCGGTTGCGCGTGGAGAGCGAGGCGCCGCAGCGTGGGGCGGCGGTGTTGCGGCGGCGCAATAATTATCACAGTGCGGCGGCGGTGGCGTTTGTGGAATTGGTGTTGGACATGGGAAGCCCCTCACCCTAA
- a CDS encoding DUF2790 domain-containing protein — translation MQKILLIVALLGGFYAQASAADEAVAYRYGMQLDIAQVLSITPVADVCGVVPVEMTYLDSHGGKHILQYSEFGSGCSN, via the coding sequence ATGCAAAAAATTCTGTTGATTGTGGCCCTGCTCGGCGGTTTTTACGCCCAGGCATCTGCCGCTGATGAGGCCGTTGCCTATCGCTACGGCATGCAGCTGGACATCGCCCAAGTGCTGAGCATTACCCCGGTTGCCGATGTGTGTGGCGTGGTGCCGGTGGAGATGACGTATCTGGACAGCCACGGCGGCAAACACATTCTTCAATACAGCGAATTCGGCAGCGGTTGCTCAAACTGA
- a CDS encoding GFA family protein translates to MHLEGSCHCGEVTFSLTSAHPYPYQRCYCSICRKTQGGGGYAINLGGDATSLKVRGRKHISIYHAKMKDEGDKRAHRSTAERHFCSLCGSGLWLFSPEWPELIHPFASAIDTQLPVPPEHTHLMLGSKATWVEVEAKAKDKQFDVYPEESIAQWHERLGLTR, encoded by the coding sequence ATGCATCTCGAAGGCTCCTGCCATTGCGGCGAGGTCACGTTCAGTCTCACCAGTGCCCATCCCTACCCTTATCAACGCTGCTATTGCTCGATCTGCCGCAAGACCCAGGGCGGTGGCGGTTATGCGATCAACCTCGGCGGCGACGCGACCAGCCTCAAGGTGCGCGGACGCAAACACATCAGCATCTACCACGCGAAGATGAAAGACGAAGGCGACAAGCGCGCCCATCGCAGCACGGCCGAGCGGCATTTCTGTTCACTGTGCGGCAGCGGTCTGTGGTTGTTCAGCCCGGAGTGGCCCGAGCTGATCCACCCGTTCGCCTCGGCTATCGACACGCAGTTGCCGGTGCCGCCGGAACACACACATTTGATGCTCGGCTCGAAAGCAACCTGGGTGGAAGTCGAGGCCAAAGCGAAAGACAAACAGTTCGATGTCTACCCCGAGGAATCCATCGCCCAATGGCATGAACGCCTCGGTTTGACTCGATAG
- a CDS encoding DUF1289 domain-containing protein has product MPNQTIKTPCVGLCSTVYGDLVCRGCKRFHHEVIHWNGYNEEEKRAVWLRLEQLLSQVMAAKVEIFDSARLREQLEQRKIRFVPHQSEYCWAYQLIARGARVIINLEAYGMVLLPEFRDWNLPELRDAIDREFFLLSEAHYQRYIAPGFLKDAFGA; this is encoded by the coding sequence ATGCCCAATCAGACCATCAAGACCCCTTGCGTCGGCCTCTGCTCCACTGTTTACGGTGATCTGGTGTGCCGTGGCTGCAAGCGTTTCCACCACGAAGTGATCCATTGGAATGGATACAACGAGGAGGAAAAGCGCGCGGTGTGGCTGCGTCTGGAGCAATTGCTGTCACAAGTGATGGCGGCCAAGGTCGAGATTTTCGATTCAGCGCGCCTGCGCGAGCAACTGGAGCAGCGCAAGATCCGCTTCGTGCCGCATCAGTCGGAATATTGCTGGGCGTATCAGCTGATCGCCCGTGGTGCGCGGGTGATCATTAATCTGGAAGCGTACGGAATGGTGTTGCTGCCGGAGTTTCGCGACTGGAATTTGCCGGAACTGCGCGATGCCATTGATCGGGAATTCTTCCTGCTGTCGGAAGCGCACTACCAGCGCTACATCGCCCCGGGCTTTTTGAAAGACGCCTTCGGCGCCTGA
- a CDS encoding GNAT family N-acetyltransferase: MANIELHPAQRDELDIIENLMQFYMYDFSEWLPLKLAEYGFFSIQPKLDYWRHPATHPFLIRVDGELAGFVTADNETHIAGAEHNIGYFFIARRFRGQGVAQFVVSALLSHIPGQWQIFHIDANLPARRFWAGLIPVLSGGDFTRQQREVDGYPCTFYRLHTPFSVA, from the coding sequence ATGGCCAATATCGAACTGCACCCCGCCCAGCGCGATGAACTGGACATCATCGAAAACCTCATGCAGTTCTACATGTACGACTTCAGTGAGTGGCTGCCGCTGAAGCTCGCCGAATACGGTTTCTTCTCCATCCAGCCAAAACTCGACTACTGGCGCCACCCGGCCACCCACCCCTTCCTGATCCGCGTCGACGGCGAACTCGCCGGCTTCGTGACCGCCGATAACGAAACCCACATCGCCGGTGCCGAACACAACATTGGCTATTTCTTCATTGCGCGACGCTTTCGTGGCCAAGGCGTCGCGCAGTTTGTCGTCTCTGCCCTCTTGAGCCACATCCCCGGTCAATGGCAGATTTTCCATATCGACGCCAACCTGCCGGCACGACGCTTCTGGGCCGGGCTGATCCCTGTATTGAGCGGCGGCGACTTCACCCGGCAGCAGCGTGAAGTGGACGGCTATCCGTGCACGTTCTACCGCCTGCACACGCCCTTTTCCGTTGCCTGA
- the cynS gene encoding cyanase codes for MQQSHAYNDTSLALTTRVLDAKARKDLSWQDLADGTGLSLAYVTAALLGQHPLPENAAQVVGDKLELSAEDVAAMQIIPLRGSLSGVPTDPTIYRFHEMIQIYGTTLKALVHEQFGDGIISAINFKLDIKKVEDPEGGSRAVVTLDGKFLPLRPF; via the coding sequence ATGCAACAGTCCCACGCCTACAACGACACCAGCCTGGCCCTGACCACCCGCGTTCTCGACGCCAAGGCACGCAAAGATCTGTCGTGGCAGGATCTGGCAGACGGCACCGGCCTGAGTCTGGCGTACGTCACAGCTGCCCTGCTCGGCCAGCACCCACTGCCGGAAAACGCTGCCCAAGTGGTCGGTGACAAGTTGGAACTGAGTGCTGAAGACGTCGCGGCGATGCAGATCATCCCCCTGCGTGGCAGCCTCAGCGGCGTACCGACCGACCCGACCATCTACCGCTTCCACGAGATGATCCAGATCTACGGCACCACCCTCAAAGCCCTGGTTCACGAGCAGTTCGGCGACGGCATCATCAGCGCGATCAACTTCAAACTCGACATCAAGAAAGTCGAAGACCCGGAAGGCGGCTCCCGCGCTGTGGTCACCCTCGACGGCAAGTTCCTGCCCCTGCGTCCGTTCTGA
- a CDS encoding universal stress protein: MQAIRSILVVINPEHSESLALKRAKLIAGVTQAHLHLLVCDKKHDHAGMLGVLKAALLADGYSVTTEQAWNESLHETIIDVQQAEGCGLVIKQHFPDSSLKKALLTPADWKLLRHCPTPVLLVKTAGSWKDKVILAAVDVGNLDGEHRHLHNTIIDHGYDIASLAKADLHVISAHPSPMLSAADPTLQLSETIEARYREQCRAFQAEFDVDDEHLHIEEGPADVLIPFMAHKLQAAVTVIGTVARTGLSGALIGNTAEVILDALESDVLVLKPQEVEDHLVELAVKH, encoded by the coding sequence ATGCAAGCCATTCGCAGCATTCTGGTGGTCATCAACCCCGAACATTCGGAAAGCCTGGCGCTCAAGCGCGCCAAGTTGATCGCTGGCGTGACCCAGGCCCATCTGCACCTGTTGGTGTGCGACAAGAAGCACGACCACGCCGGCATGCTCGGGGTGCTCAAAGCCGCGCTGCTGGCCGACGGCTACAGCGTGACCACCGAGCAGGCGTGGAACGAGAGCCTGCACGAAACCATCATCGATGTGCAGCAGGCCGAAGGCTGCGGGCTGGTGATCAAGCAGCACTTCCCGGACAGTTCACTGAAAAAAGCCCTGCTGACCCCGGCGGACTGGAAACTGTTGCGCCACTGCCCTACCCCGGTGCTGCTGGTGAAAACTGCCGGTTCGTGGAAGGACAAAGTCATCCTGGCGGCGGTGGATGTCGGTAATCTCGACGGTGAACACCGGCATTTGCACAACACAATCATCGATCACGGCTATGACATCGCCAGTCTGGCCAAGGCGGATCTGCATGTAATCAGCGCGCATCCATCGCCAATGCTGTCGGCGGCCGACCCGACGCTGCAACTGAGCGAAACCATCGAAGCGCGCTATCGCGAGCAATGTCGGGCGTTTCAGGCGGAATTCGATGTCGATGATGAACACCTGCACATCGAGGAAGGCCCGGCGGATGTGTTGATCCCGTTCATGGCGCACAAGCTGCAGGCAGCGGTGACCGTTATCGGCACGGTGGCGCGCACCGGATTGTCTGGGGCGTTGATCGGCAATACCGCAGAAGTGATTCTGGATGCGCTGGAAAGCGATGTGCTGGTGCTCAAGCCGCAGGAGGTTGAGGATCATTTGGTGGAGTTGGCGGTGAAACATTAA
- the glsB gene encoding glutaminase B, producing MQALLNEILDAVRPLIGQGKVADYIPALGTVPANQLGIAVYGNDGEMYCAGDAETPFSVQSISKVFSLVQAIDHSGEAIWERLGHEPSGQPFNSLVQLEFERGRPRNPFINAGALVICDINQSRFAAPTLSMRDFVRRLSGNPQIMIDGKVADSEYQHRARNAAMAYLMQSFGNFHNDVEAVLRSYFSHCALRMNCIDLARAFCFLANDGFCKHSGEQILTRRQTQQVNSIMATSGLYDEAGNFAYRVGLPGKSGVGGGIVAVVPGQFTVCVWSPELNAAGNSLAGMAALEMLSSRIGWSVF from the coding sequence ATGCAAGCGCTGTTGAACGAGATTCTTGACGCTGTCCGCCCGCTGATCGGGCAGGGCAAGGTGGCTGACTACATTCCCGCCCTCGGCACCGTGCCGGCCAATCAGCTGGGCATCGCCGTGTACGGCAATGACGGCGAGATGTATTGCGCCGGTGACGCCGAGACGCCGTTCTCGGTGCAGAGTATTTCCAAGGTGTTTAGCCTGGTGCAGGCGATCGATCACTCCGGCGAAGCGATCTGGGAGCGCCTCGGCCATGAGCCGTCCGGGCAGCCGTTCAACTCGCTGGTGCAATTGGAATTCGAACGCGGTCGGCCACGCAACCCGTTCATCAATGCCGGTGCGCTGGTGATCTGCGACATCAACCAGTCGCGCTTTGCCGCGCCGACCCTGTCGATGCGTGATTTCGTCCGGCGCCTGTCAGGCAATCCGCAGATCATGATCGACGGCAAAGTCGCCGACTCCGAATACCAGCACCGCGCGCGCAATGCGGCGATGGCGTATCTGATGCAGTCGTTCGGCAACTTTCACAACGATGTCGAAGCGGTGCTGCGCAGCTATTTCAGCCACTGCGCGTTGCGCATGAACTGCATCGATCTGGCGCGGGCGTTCTGCTTTCTGGCCAACGACGGTTTCTGCAAACACAGCGGCGAACAGATCCTGACGCGTCGGCAGACCCAGCAGGTCAACTCGATCATGGCCACCAGCGGGCTGTATGACGAAGCGGGCAACTTCGCCTATCGCGTCGGCTTGCCGGGCAAGAGCGGCGTCGGCGGCGGGATTGTTGCGGTGGTGCCGGGGCAGTTCACGGTGTGCGTGTGGTCGCCGGAGTTGAATGCTGCCGGCAATTCGCTGGCCGGGATGGCGGCGCTGGAGATGCTCAGTTCGCGGATTGGCTGGTCAGTCTTCTGA
- a CDS encoding carbonic anhydrase yields MKNLIDGFLRFQNEAFPQRTELFKHLATTQQPGTLFITCSDSRVVPELLTQQEPGELFVIRNAGNIVPSYSPHPGGVSATVEYAVAVLGVTDIVICGHSDCGAMTAIAQCKCMDHLPAVSGWLQHAESAKVVNESRPHANDAAKLSSMVRENVIAQLANIQTHPSVRLAQEKGLLNLHGWVYDIETGSIDALSSDRRTFVPLAEQPATCAIHAQTTHAA; encoded by the coding sequence ATGAAAAACCTGATTGATGGCTTCCTGAGATTCCAGAACGAAGCGTTCCCGCAACGCACCGAACTGTTCAAACACCTGGCGACCACGCAACAGCCCGGCACCTTGTTCATCACCTGTTCCGACAGCCGTGTCGTGCCGGAACTGCTGACCCAACAAGAACCCGGCGAGCTGTTCGTGATCCGTAACGCCGGCAATATCGTGCCGTCCTACAGCCCGCATCCGGGCGGGGTTTCGGCGACGGTGGAGTACGCGGTGGCGGTGCTCGGCGTGACCGACATTGTGATCTGCGGCCATTCGGACTGCGGCGCGATGACCGCGATTGCCCAATGCAAATGCATGGATCACTTGCCCGCCGTCAGTGGCTGGCTGCAGCATGCCGAGTCGGCGAAAGTGGTCAACGAGTCACGACCGCATGCCAATGACGCGGCGAAATTGAGTTCGATGGTGCGCGAAAACGTGATCGCGCAACTGGCGAATATCCAGACCCACCCGAGCGTGCGTCTGGCCCAGGAAAAAGGCCTGCTGAATCTGCATGGCTGGGTGTATGACATCGAGACCGGTTCGATCGATGCGCTGTCCTCGGACCGTCGCACGTTTGTGCCGCTGGCCGAGCAACCGGCGACTTGCGCGATTCATGCACAAACCACGCACGCGGCCTGA
- a CDS encoding ATP-binding protein, which yields MLRLFFGLFLVMTIGLVLALQTVERTFDALLDYQMQDYNREAVRGQAWTLGQQLRELDPAAREKQLETIRPHYGLGLTLVDTSELALSDQEKAELAKGLLVIRDKYTQYISAIDEGPQLLSIRLPAEPSLMPFYIAGAYLMIAVLIGIVLFFWVRPHWRDLEKLRLAAERFGDNDLSVRIQLSKRSNIRDLAEHFNLMAARIEGLIANQRELTNAVSHELRTPIARLSFELDQLKQQPDASQNRELIADMYADLGELEEMVSELLTYASLERGATVIKRENIQAANWLDSVVGSVALEAEAAGVQLLIGDCRLDTVRIEPRFMARAVINLLRNAIRYAEQRVEVTLVRTGDYYEVRVNDDGPGVPVDGREKIFEPFSRLDASRDRRTGGFGLGLALVRRVSQSHGGQVEVGDSPWGGASFRMTWAHLD from the coding sequence ATGCTGCGGTTATTCTTCGGGCTGTTTCTGGTCATGACGATTGGTCTGGTGCTGGCGTTGCAGACGGTCGAGCGCACCTTCGATGCCTTGCTCGATTATCAGATGCAGGACTACAACCGTGAGGCCGTGCGCGGACAGGCCTGGACGTTGGGTCAGCAATTGCGTGAACTCGACCCCGCGGCCCGGGAAAAACAGCTGGAAACAATCCGTCCGCATTACGGTTTGGGACTGACGCTGGTCGACACTTCTGAACTCGCCCTGAGTGACCAGGAAAAGGCCGAGCTGGCCAAAGGGCTGCTGGTGATCCGCGACAAGTACACCCAGTACATTTCCGCGATTGACGAGGGGCCGCAATTGCTCAGCATCCGCTTGCCGGCCGAGCCGAGTCTGATGCCGTTCTACATCGCCGGCGCTTACCTGATGATTGCCGTGCTGATCGGCATCGTCCTGTTTTTCTGGGTGCGCCCGCACTGGCGTGATCTGGAGAAACTGCGCCTGGCTGCCGAGCGTTTCGGCGACAACGATCTGTCGGTGCGCATTCAATTGTCGAAGCGCTCGAACATCCGCGATCTGGCCGAGCACTTCAACCTGATGGCGGCGCGCATCGAAGGCCTGATCGCCAATCAGCGCGAACTGACCAACGCGGTCTCCCACGAGCTGCGCACGCCGATCGCGCGGTTGTCATTTGAACTCGATCAGCTCAAGCAGCAACCGGACGCCAGTCAGAACCGTGAGCTGATTGCCGACATGTACGCCGACCTCGGCGAGCTCGAGGAAATGGTCTCGGAACTGCTGACCTATGCCAGCCTTGAGCGCGGCGCGACGGTGATCAAGCGTGAAAACATCCAGGCTGCCAATTGGCTCGACAGCGTGGTCGGCAGCGTGGCGCTGGAAGCCGAAGCGGCGGGGGTGCAGTTGTTGATCGGTGATTGTCGGCTCGACACCGTGCGAATCGAGCCGCGATTCATGGCGCGGGCGGTGATCAATCTGCTGCGCAACGCGATTCGCTATGCCGAGCAACGAGTTGAAGTGACCCTGGTGCGCACCGGTGATTATTACGAAGTGCGGGTCAACGACGATGGGCCGGGCGTGCCAGTGGACGGGCGGGAGAAGATCTTTGAACCGTTCTCGCGACTGGATGCCAGCCGGGATCGCCGCACCGGCGGTTTTGGTTTGGGCCTGGCGTTGGTGCGCCGGGTCTCGCAGTCCCATGGCGGGCAGGTTGAAGTGGGTGATTCGCCTTGGGGTGGGGCGTCGTTCCGGATGACCTGGGCGCATCTGGATTGA
- a CDS encoding tRNA-(ms[2]io[6]A)-hydroxylase, translated as MILPEIHEFLGCRTPDAWVQAALADQETLLIDHKNCEFKAASTALSLIAKYHSHVDLINMMSRLAREELVHHEQVMRIMKRRKIELRQLHAGRYASGLRKVVRSHEPVKLVDTLVVGAFIEARSCERFEALVPHLDEELGKFYFGLLKSEARHFQGYLKLAYQYGDAKDIAQVIDKVRAAEQELIESPDEEFRFHSGVPVAA; from the coding sequence ATGATCCTTCCCGAAATCCACGAATTCCTTGGCTGCCGCACTCCAGACGCCTGGGTTCAGGCTGCACTGGCCGATCAGGAAACCCTGCTGATCGACCACAAGAACTGCGAGTTCAAGGCTGCCAGCACCGCCCTGAGCCTGATTGCCAAGTACCATTCCCACGTCGACCTGATCAACATGATGTCGCGTTTGGCCCGGGAAGAGCTGGTGCACCACGAGCAGGTCATGCGCATCATGAAACGGCGCAAGATCGAACTGCGTCAGCTCCACGCCGGTCGTTACGCTTCAGGCTTGCGCAAGGTCGTGCGCAGTCATGAGCCGGTGAAACTGGTGGATACGCTGGTGGTCGGCGCGTTTATCGAAGCGCGCAGTTGCGAACGTTTCGAAGCGCTGGTGCCGCATCTGGACGAAGAACTCGGCAAGTTCTACTTTGGCCTGCTGAAAAGCGAGGCGCGGCATTTTCAGGGTTATCTGAAACTCGCCTACCAATACGGGGACGCGAAGGATATTGCTCAGGTCATCGACAAGGTCCGTGCCGCCGAGCAGGAACTGATCGAGTCGCCGGACGAAGAGTTCCGCTTCCACAGCGGCGTGCCCGTCGCGGCATGA